From Microcaecilia unicolor chromosome 11, aMicUni1.1, whole genome shotgun sequence, the proteins below share one genomic window:
- the GAL3ST3 gene encoding galactose-3-O-sulfotransferase 3 isoform X2 encodes MASTSADIECRIAPYLDSSADYLTQDLSRLPKSLPFSCASPGASQEKLTAVAFLKTHKTASSTVQNIFFRFAERHNLTVALPHNTCEHQFCYPQNFSIRFVHPYTIHPSIVASHMRLNTSELKRLMPNDTAYVTILREPAAMFESLFSYYNQYCLSFKTVPNASMDAFLSNPLKYYQPQEKYSMYAHNTLIYDLGGDIDHATEDEGYILDFIKKMESLFSLVMIAEYFDESLVLMRRLFSWDLEDIVYVKLNMRSLESKVNVTSVLSDKIRAWNALDAQLYDHFNATFWEKIRQLGIGCVQKEVDQLRQAREQLARQCFGGSPQPRLAAQIRNKDLRPWQPSNKVSIVGYDLPAVAGSELCLKLVMPEKQYTKYLLKKQGIKVRQKMGHRTLLPAKSLTRGQSQHHKGVQSPYPARGSTINQWVSIMN; translated from the exons ATATTGAGTGCCGGATAGCACCTTATCTGGATTCCAGCGCCGATTATCTGACCCAGGACTTATCCAG GCTGCCCAAATCTCTGCCCTTTTCTTGTGCTTCCCCTGGTGCTTCACAGGAGAAGCTAACAGCTGTAGCCTTTCTGAAGACACACAAGACAGCTAGCAGTACAGTGCAGAACATCTTCTTCCGCTTTGCTGAACGACACAATCTCACCGTGGCCCTTCCACACAACACCTGCGAACACCAGTTCTGCTACCCTCAGAACTTCTCAATCCGATTTGTCCACCCCTACACCATACATCCCAGCATCGTGGCCAGCCATATGCGTCTGAACACATCAGAGCTAAAACGGCTGATGCCCAATGATACTGCTTATGTTACCATTCTGCGTGAACCAGCTGCCATGTTTGAATCACTCTTCAGCTATTATAACCAGTATTGTCTCTCCTTCAAGACAGTCCCCAATGCTTCTATGGATGCCTTCCTCAGCAACCCCCTGAAGTACTACCAGCCCCAGGAGAAGTATTCCATGTACGCTCACAACACGTTGATCTATGACCTGGGTGGAGACATTGACCATGCCACAGAGGACGAAGGTTACATCTTGGACTTCATCAAGAAGATGGAGAGTCTCTTCTCCTTGGTTATGATAGCTGAATACTTCGATGAGTCCTTGGTCCTCATGAGGAGGCTGTTTTCATGGGACCTGGAGGACATTGTGTATGTCAAACTCAACATGAGAAGCCTGGAGTCAAAAGTCAATGTCACATCAGTTCTTTCAGATAAGATCCGGGCCTGGAATGCACTGGATGCCCAGCTATATGATCACTTCAATGCCACTTTCTGGGAGAAGATACGGCAGCTGGGCATAGGGTGCGTGCAAAAGGAGGTGGATCAGCTGAGGCAGGCCCGGGAGCAACTGGCCAGGCAGTGTTTTGGTGGCAGTCCCCAACCTCGCTTAGCTGCACAGATTAGAAACAAGGATCTGCGACCATGGCAGCCCAGCAACAAGGTTAGCATTGTGGGCTATGACCTTCCTGCTGTTGCTGGCTCAGAGCTCTGTCTGAAGTTGGTAATGCCTGAAAAGCAATATACCAAGTACCTGTTAAAGAAGCAGGGTATAAAGGTCCGGCAGAAGATGGGCCACCGAACACTACTGCCAGCAAAATCACTAACAAGGGGGCAGAGCCAGCATCACAAGGGGGTCCAGTCACCCTATCCTGCCAGAGGGAGCACCATCAACCAGTGGGTTTCAATAATGAACTGA
- the GAL3ST3 gene encoding galactose-3-O-sulfotransferase 3 isoform X1, which produces MTSALCSYKRLLNMSRKKVLLVLVGFCTLSFLIHHGIHISRLPKSLPFSCASPGASQEKLTAVAFLKTHKTASSTVQNIFFRFAERHNLTVALPHNTCEHQFCYPQNFSIRFVHPYTIHPSIVASHMRLNTSELKRLMPNDTAYVTILREPAAMFESLFSYYNQYCLSFKTVPNASMDAFLSNPLKYYQPQEKYSMYAHNTLIYDLGGDIDHATEDEGYILDFIKKMESLFSLVMIAEYFDESLVLMRRLFSWDLEDIVYVKLNMRSLESKVNVTSVLSDKIRAWNALDAQLYDHFNATFWEKIRQLGIGCVQKEVDQLRQAREQLARQCFGGSPQPRLAAQIRNKDLRPWQPSNKVSIVGYDLPAVAGSELCLKLVMPEKQYTKYLLKKQGIKVRQKMGHRTLLPAKSLTRGQSQHHKGVQSPYPARGSTINQWVSIMN; this is translated from the coding sequence GCTGCCCAAATCTCTGCCCTTTTCTTGTGCTTCCCCTGGTGCTTCACAGGAGAAGCTAACAGCTGTAGCCTTTCTGAAGACACACAAGACAGCTAGCAGTACAGTGCAGAACATCTTCTTCCGCTTTGCTGAACGACACAATCTCACCGTGGCCCTTCCACACAACACCTGCGAACACCAGTTCTGCTACCCTCAGAACTTCTCAATCCGATTTGTCCACCCCTACACCATACATCCCAGCATCGTGGCCAGCCATATGCGTCTGAACACATCAGAGCTAAAACGGCTGATGCCCAATGATACTGCTTATGTTACCATTCTGCGTGAACCAGCTGCCATGTTTGAATCACTCTTCAGCTATTATAACCAGTATTGTCTCTCCTTCAAGACAGTCCCCAATGCTTCTATGGATGCCTTCCTCAGCAACCCCCTGAAGTACTACCAGCCCCAGGAGAAGTATTCCATGTACGCTCACAACACGTTGATCTATGACCTGGGTGGAGACATTGACCATGCCACAGAGGACGAAGGTTACATCTTGGACTTCATCAAGAAGATGGAGAGTCTCTTCTCCTTGGTTATGATAGCTGAATACTTCGATGAGTCCTTGGTCCTCATGAGGAGGCTGTTTTCATGGGACCTGGAGGACATTGTGTATGTCAAACTCAACATGAGAAGCCTGGAGTCAAAAGTCAATGTCACATCAGTTCTTTCAGATAAGATCCGGGCCTGGAATGCACTGGATGCCCAGCTATATGATCACTTCAATGCCACTTTCTGGGAGAAGATACGGCAGCTGGGCATAGGGTGCGTGCAAAAGGAGGTGGATCAGCTGAGGCAGGCCCGGGAGCAACTGGCCAGGCAGTGTTTTGGTGGCAGTCCCCAACCTCGCTTAGCTGCACAGATTAGAAACAAGGATCTGCGACCATGGCAGCCCAGCAACAAGGTTAGCATTGTGGGCTATGACCTTCCTGCTGTTGCTGGCTCAGAGCTCTGTCTGAAGTTGGTAATGCCTGAAAAGCAATATACCAAGTACCTGTTAAAGAAGCAGGGTATAAAGGTCCGGCAGAAGATGGGCCACCGAACACTACTGCCAGCAAAATCACTAACAAGGGGGCAGAGCCAGCATCACAAGGGGGTCCAGTCACCCTATCCTGCCAGAGGGAGCACCATCAACCAGTGGGTTTCAATAATGAACTGA